In a single window of the Streptomyces sp. HUAS ZL42 genome:
- a CDS encoding 3-oxoacid CoA-transferase subunit B, with the protein MNSITALVENLGRGPLGKDEMAAMVARDIPHGSYVNLGIGQPTLVADHLAAGSGVVLHTENGMLNMGPAAKPGQVDPDLTNAGKIAVTELPGAAYFHHADSFAMMRGGHLDICVLGAFQVSAVGDLANWHTGAPDAIPAVGGAMDLAIGAKKVFVMMTLFAKDGSPKLVPECSYPLTGLGCVDRVYTDLATFRVGPEGATVLETFGITYDELVARLDVPLAPAIA; encoded by the coding sequence ATGAACTCGATTACCGCACTGGTGGAGAACCTCGGCCGGGGGCCGCTGGGCAAGGACGAGATGGCCGCCATGGTGGCGCGCGACATCCCGCACGGCTCCTACGTCAACCTGGGCATCGGCCAGCCGACGCTGGTCGCCGATCACCTGGCGGCGGGATCCGGGGTGGTGCTGCACACCGAGAACGGCATGCTCAACATGGGCCCCGCAGCCAAGCCCGGTCAAGTGGACCCCGATCTCACCAACGCGGGGAAGATCGCGGTCACGGAGCTGCCGGGAGCGGCCTACTTCCATCACGCCGACTCCTTCGCGATGATGCGCGGCGGCCACCTCGACATCTGCGTGCTCGGCGCCTTCCAGGTCTCGGCCGTCGGTGACCTGGCGAACTGGCACACCGGCGCGCCCGACGCGATCCCTGCTGTCGGCGGCGCCATGGACCTCGCGATCGGCGCCAAGAAGGTCTTCGTCATGATGACGCTCTTCGCGAAGGACGGCTCGCCCAAACTGGTGCCGGAATGCAGTTACCCGCTGACCGGGCTGGGGTGCGTCGACCGCGTCTACACCGACCTCGCGACGTTCCGTGTCGGCCCCGAAGGCGCCACGGTGCTCGAAACCTTCGGGATCACCTACGACGAGCTCGTGGCCCGTCTCGACGTACCTCTGGCACCGGCGATCGCATAG
- a CDS encoding substrate-binding domain-containing protein yields MSEEPIGAMQARHLAESHRRLGYAYPDLTRLGVLARPRLDGVRKVCAERGLPEPEVRTVPLEPNGAAEAVKAWLAADPPVTGICAFNDDIALAVLGALPSLGLRAPHDLAVIGVDDIPGGALARPPLTTVVRDTDVIARGLARRIVDTLDGKEIPGDPVQDALRIHVRESARRAVPPCEGVRRARTGDPGMLVDV; encoded by the coding sequence GTGTCCGAGGAGCCGATCGGCGCGATGCAGGCCCGCCACCTCGCCGAATCACACCGCCGGCTCGGCTACGCCTACCCGGACCTGACGAGGCTCGGTGTCCTGGCCCGGCCGCGCCTGGACGGGGTGCGCAAGGTCTGCGCCGAACGCGGCCTCCCGGAACCGGAGGTCCGCACCGTCCCCCTCGAGCCGAACGGCGCCGCGGAGGCGGTGAAGGCCTGGCTCGCCGCCGACCCGCCGGTGACGGGCATCTGCGCGTTCAACGACGACATCGCCCTGGCCGTGCTGGGCGCCTTGCCGTCCCTCGGGCTGCGCGCGCCGCACGACCTCGCCGTGATCGGCGTCGACGACATCCCCGGCGGGGCCCTGGCCCGGCCACCGCTGACCACGGTCGTCCGCGACACCGACGTCATCGCGCGGGGACTGGCCCGCCGGATCGTCGACACGCTGGACGGGAAGGAGATCCCGGGCGACCCCGTCCAGGACGCGCTTCGGATCCACGTCCGGGAATCCGCCCGACGGGCTGTTCCGCCCTGCGAAGGGGTACGCCGTGCCCGGACGGGGGACCCCGGAATGCTCGTCGACGTATGA
- a CDS encoding discoidin domain-containing protein translates to MQLISRRSALRSAIAVALAPTLGSMLVPGLAPTASAAVSWSAKWIWAPSSTTNQWVAFRRSFTLGSAPSKAVTQIAADSKYWLWVNGTLVVFDGQLKRGPNRTDTYYDEIDLAPYLTSGSNTVALLVWYFGKQGFSHSSSGRGGLLFQSDIQVGSSTTRLISDTSWKHTVHPGYSNNTSGTQVNFRLPESNIYYDARAAAVVSGWRSPGFNDGGWTAPTDYGAAGAAPWNALAERPIPLFRYSGLKSYTNAASLPSTGQGSTAISATLPSNIQVTPFLKVDAPAGAVIGIHTDHYDDGAGLTGIEPGTQYNMRATYVCTGGVQEFEPLAWMSGTAVRYTIPAGVTILDLKYRESGYDTDFAGSFSSSDAFLDTLWTKAARTMYVNMRDNYMDCPTRERAQWWGDVVNQLKEGFYTFDTRSHALGKKAIAQLAAWQKDSGALYSPVPATIWTAELPVQMLASVWSFWTYYLYTGNASAVTGAYPAVKKYLNLWSLDSDGLVNHRAGDWDWEDWGSNIDARVLDNCWYYLALDTAAKLADLSGNSGDTAGWQARRDSIKANFDRVLWNASRNEYRSPGYTRDTDDRAGALAVVAGLAPASRYRAVTEVLRTHLNASPYMEFYVIEALYLMGAATVAEERMRNRYAAQVADPACYTLWELWAKADGTDNHAWNGGPLYALSAYAAGVRPTQPGWTTYDVVPQTGTLTKINTVVPTVKGDIRLGITRDGGNVTLTLTSPGGTTARVGVPTYGGAQPVINANGTTVYTNGSATGSVSGLTYVSRDSSYVYFTVQPGTWTFTATGTGRLDNLALGKPVSSNNSLENSNWGRSRLTDGTLTSVTGARGYTSNEFTSADVSANPVWVEIDLGVDTDLDAVRLFPRTDTPAAGGGTAGFPVDFTIQTRPDGSSTYTTVRTVSGQPNPSGLVQTYGFRTTTARYVRVQATRLGTPASDETTKYRLQLAELTVPTAATTVTSNYTLENGDWGKTRVLDGTLTSVTGAKGFTSIDFSSADVSGTPVWIEVDLGADRAIGSVVLHPRTDTAAAGGGTAGFPVDFALQTRAEGASTYTTARTVTGQSNPSGAAQTYTLTSATGRYLRLRATRLGAPASDETSKYRLQLAEIRVG, encoded by the coding sequence ATGCAGCTCATCTCACGCCGCTCCGCCCTGCGTTCCGCCATCGCCGTCGCCCTCGCGCCCACCCTTGGTTCGATGCTCGTGCCAGGGCTCGCCCCCACGGCCTCGGCCGCCGTCTCCTGGAGTGCGAAGTGGATCTGGGCGCCGTCGAGCACGACCAACCAGTGGGTGGCTTTCCGCAGATCGTTCACCCTGGGCTCCGCGCCGTCCAAGGCCGTGACGCAGATCGCGGCGGACTCCAAGTACTGGCTCTGGGTGAACGGCACGCTGGTGGTCTTCGACGGTCAGCTCAAGCGCGGCCCCAACCGCACGGACACCTACTACGACGAGATCGACCTCGCCCCCTACCTGACCAGCGGCAGCAACACGGTGGCCCTGCTGGTGTGGTACTTCGGCAAGCAGGGTTTCTCGCACAGCAGCAGCGGCAGGGGCGGGCTCCTGTTCCAGTCCGACATCCAGGTCGGCTCGTCGACCACCCGGCTGATCAGCGACACCAGTTGGAAGCACACCGTCCACCCGGGCTACTCGAACAACACCAGCGGTACGCAGGTGAACTTCCGGCTGCCCGAGTCGAACATCTACTACGACGCCCGAGCCGCCGCCGTCGTGTCGGGCTGGCGCTCCCCGGGCTTCAACGACGGCGGCTGGACGGCGCCGACCGATTACGGTGCCGCAGGCGCCGCGCCCTGGAACGCCCTCGCCGAGCGGCCGATCCCGCTGTTCCGCTACTCCGGTCTGAAGTCCTACACCAACGCCGCCTCACTGCCGTCCACGGGTCAGGGCTCCACCGCGATCTCGGCCACCTTGCCGTCCAACATCCAGGTGACCCCGTTCCTGAAGGTGGACGCGCCGGCCGGTGCGGTGATCGGCATCCACACCGATCACTACGACGACGGCGCGGGTCTGACCGGGATCGAGCCGGGAACTCAGTACAACATGCGCGCCACCTACGTCTGCACCGGCGGTGTCCAGGAGTTCGAGCCCCTGGCGTGGATGAGCGGTACGGCTGTGCGGTACACGATCCCGGCGGGTGTCACCATCCTCGACCTGAAGTACCGGGAGTCGGGCTATGACACCGACTTCGCGGGCTCGTTCAGCAGCAGTGACGCTTTCCTGGACACCCTGTGGACCAAGGCTGCGCGCACGATGTACGTCAACATGCGCGACAACTACATGGACTGCCCCACCCGTGAGCGGGCCCAGTGGTGGGGTGATGTCGTCAACCAGCTCAAGGAGGGCTTCTACACCTTCGACACCCGCTCCCACGCACTCGGCAAGAAGGCCATCGCCCAGCTGGCCGCCTGGCAGAAGGACAGCGGAGCGCTGTACTCACCGGTTCCGGCGACGATCTGGACCGCCGAACTGCCCGTGCAGATGCTCGCCTCGGTGTGGTCGTTCTGGACGTACTACCTCTACACCGGCAACGCGAGCGCCGTCACCGGCGCCTACCCGGCGGTGAAGAAGTACCTGAACCTGTGGAGCCTGGACAGCGACGGCCTGGTCAACCACCGCGCCGGGGACTGGGACTGGGAGGACTGGGGCAGCAACATCGACGCCCGCGTTCTGGACAACTGCTGGTACTACCTGGCCCTGGACACCGCCGCCAAGCTGGCCGACCTCAGCGGCAACAGCGGCGACACGGCCGGATGGCAGGCCAGGCGCGACAGCATCAAGGCCAACTTCGACCGCGTGCTGTGGAACGCCTCCAGGAACGAGTACCGCTCGCCCGGCTACACCAGGGACACCGACGACCGCGCAGGCGCCCTCGCCGTCGTCGCGGGCCTGGCTCCCGCCTCCCGCTACCGCGCGGTGACCGAGGTGCTGCGCACTCACCTCAACGCCAGCCCCTACATGGAGTTCTACGTCATCGAGGCGCTGTATCTGATGGGCGCGGCCACCGTCGCCGAGGAGCGGATGCGCAACCGCTACGCCGCCCAGGTCGCCGACCCCGCCTGCTACACGCTGTGGGAGCTGTGGGCCAAGGCCGACGGCACCGACAACCATGCATGGAACGGCGGCCCGCTGTACGCGCTGTCCGCCTACGCCGCCGGTGTCCGTCCCACGCAGCCGGGTTGGACGACGTACGACGTCGTACCTCAGACAGGCACGCTCACGAAGATCAACACCGTCGTGCCCACGGTCAAGGGCGACATCCGCCTCGGCATCACACGTGACGGCGGCAACGTGACTCTGACGCTCACCTCGCCGGGCGGGACGACCGCTCGTGTGGGTGTGCCCACCTACGGCGGCGCCCAGCCGGTCATCAACGCCAACGGCACCACCGTCTACACGAACGGCTCCGCCACCGGCAGCGTCAGCGGCCTGACGTACGTGAGCAGGGACTCCTCGTACGTCTACTTCACGGTCCAGCCGGGCACCTGGACGTTCACGGCCACCGGCACGGGCCGTCTCGACAACCTCGCCCTGGGCAAGCCCGTTTCCAGCAACAACAGCCTGGAGAACAGCAACTGGGGCCGGAGCCGGCTCACCGACGGCACGCTGACCAGCGTGACCGGCGCCAGGGGCTACACCAGCAACGAGTTCACCTCCGCCGATGTCAGCGCGAACCCCGTGTGGGTGGAGATCGACCTGGGCGTGGACACCGATCTCGACGCCGTGCGCCTTTTCCCGCGCACCGACACCCCGGCAGCGGGCGGTGGCACGGCCGGCTTCCCCGTCGACTTCACGATCCAGACCCGCCCCGACGGATCCAGCACCTACACCACCGTACGTACCGTCAGCGGCCAGCCGAATCCCAGCGGACTGGTGCAGACGTACGGTTTCAGGACGACGACCGCCCGCTACGTCCGTGTGCAGGCCACCAGGCTCGGGACTCCCGCTTCGGACGAGACGACCAAGTACCGCCTCCAGCTCGCCGAACTCACCGTCCCCACCGCCGCGACCACCGTCACCAGCAACTACACACTGGAGAACGGTGACTGGGGCAAGACCCGGGTCCTGGACGGCACCCTCACCAGTGTGACCGGCGCCAAGGGCTTCACCAGCATCGACTTTTCCTCCGCCGACGTCAGCGGCACGCCCGTGTGGATCGAGGTCGACCTGGGCGCCGACCGGGCCATCGGCTCCGTCGTCCTTCACCCGCGCACCGACACTGCGGCGGCCGGGGGCGGCACGGCCGGCTTCCCCGTCGACTTCGCCCTGCAGACCCGTGCGGAGGGCGCGAGCACGTACACCACCGCCCGTACCGTCACCGGACAGAGCAACCCCAGTGGAGCCGCCCAGACGTACACGCTCACCTCTGCCACCGGCCGCTACCTGCGCCTGCGCGCCACGAGGCTTGGGGCACCCGCTTCCGACGAGACGTCCAAGTACCGTCTCCAGCTCGCTGAGATCCGCGTCGGCTGA
- a CDS encoding type II toxin-antitoxin system PemK/MazF family toxin → MQRGEVWLADFDERRPVVLLSGDEASGFRAMQVVAPAGTEISGVAVEVAVGAPEGLPLEGVLRVALPRPGLIPCTWLVTLAQEDLTEQVGVLSSAKLGEIEDALRAGGLEQAAHQAA, encoded by the coding sequence ATGCAGCGCGGCGAGGTCTGGTTGGCGGACTTTGACGAGCGGCGGCCGGTAGTACTGCTGTCAGGAGACGAAGCGTCCGGGTTCCGAGCGATGCAGGTCGTCGCTCCTGCGGGGACCGAGATCAGCGGTGTGGCCGTCGAGGTGGCAGTGGGGGCGCCCGAGGGGCTGCCTCTCGAGGGCGTCCTTCGAGTGGCGCTGCCACGTCCCGGTCTTATCCCGTGCACTTGGCTGGTCACGCTGGCCCAGGAAGATCTGACCGAGCAGGTGGGAGTCTTGTCGTCAGCGAAGCTCGGCGAGATCGAGGATGCCCTCCGTGCCGGTGGACTCGAGCAGGCGGCGCACCAGGCTGCTTGA
- a CDS encoding IS630 family transposase, with translation MALPVRVRGLTEQEGQKLQQIVRRGSTSSVRFRGAMMVLASAGGSTVPVIARLVQADEDTVRDVIHRFNEIGLACLDPRWAGGRPRLLNRDDEDFVIQTAATRPTLLGKPFTRWSVRKLADHLRRNVSRPVLIGREALRCLLPRRGISFERTKTWKESPDQAFDAELARIEYAINERPDRTFAFDEFGPLGIRPVAGSCWAKQGKPNRLPATFRRTHGITYFHGCYSVGDDKLWGVNRRRKGIDHTWAALRSIRATRPDGGPIYVILDNLSAHLNWRIRRWAAKNKVELCFTPTHASWANPIEAHFGPLRQFTLANSHHPNHSIQTRALHAFLRWRNKNARHPDVLAAQRKERARIRSEKGLRWGGRPPLVA, from the coding sequence ATGGCGTTACCGGTCAGGGTCCGTGGGCTGACCGAGCAGGAGGGGCAGAAGCTGCAGCAGATCGTTCGGAGGGGCAGCACCAGTTCGGTGCGGTTTCGGGGGGCGATGATGGTGCTGGCCTCGGCCGGCGGCAGCACGGTCCCGGTGATCGCGCGGTTGGTCCAGGCGGATGAGGACACCGTCCGCGACGTGATCCACCGCTTCAACGAGATCGGGCTCGCATGCCTGGACCCTCGGTGGGCGGGAGGCCGTCCCCGCCTGCTGAATCGTGACGACGAGGACTTCGTCATCCAGACGGCCGCCACCCGCCCAACCCTGCTGGGCAAGCCCTTCACCCGCTGGTCGGTCCGAAAGCTCGCCGACCACCTGCGGCGCAACGTCTCCCGGCCAGTGCTGATCGGCCGGGAAGCCCTGCGCTGTCTGCTGCCCCGCCGGGGGATCTCCTTCGAGCGCACGAAGACCTGGAAGGAGTCCCCGGACCAGGCCTTCGATGCCGAGCTCGCCAGGATCGAGTACGCGATCAACGAAAGACCGGACCGCACGTTCGCGTTCGACGAGTTCGGCCCCCTCGGCATCCGTCCCGTCGCCGGATCCTGCTGGGCCAAGCAGGGCAAACCGAACCGGCTGCCGGCCACCTTCCGCCGCACCCACGGGATCACCTACTTCCACGGCTGCTACTCGGTCGGCGACGACAAACTGTGGGGCGTCAACCGCAGACGCAAAGGCATCGACCACACCTGGGCAGCCCTGCGATCGATCCGGGCCACCCGCCCGGACGGCGGCCCCATCTACGTGATCCTCGACAACCTCTCCGCCCACCTGAACTGGAGAATCCGCAGGTGGGCGGCAAAGAACAAGGTCGAACTGTGCTTCACCCCGACCCACGCATCCTGGGCGAACCCCATCGAGGCCCACTTCGGGCCGCTGCGGCAGTTCACCCTGGCCAACTCGCATCATCCGAACCACTCGATCCAGACCCGGGCCCTGCACGCCTTCCTGCGCTGGCGGAACAAGAATGCGCGCCACCCTGACGTCCTGGCCGCCCAGCGCAAGGAACGCGCCCGCATCCGCAGCGAGAAGGGCCTTCGCTGGGGAGGCCGACCCCCGCTCGTTGCCTGA
- a CDS encoding TetR/AcrR family transcriptional regulator translates to MTQVVGKNQDRISRRQVDKFGERRAQLAASALQTLSELGYARTSLREIAQNSEFSHGVLHYYFRDKVELITYCVRQYKAECVTRYDRIVITAGSAEELKHGFGAAMAGTLREDATMHRLWYDLRNQGLFEESFRDDVLEIDQSLEQMIWRIVSQYAELVGSPVTVSSAVAYAIFDGLFQQALLRYLTGLESAPADLQAGVEELLERLVTHGGAA, encoded by the coding sequence GTGACCCAGGTCGTGGGCAAGAACCAGGATCGGATCTCCCGGCGTCAGGTCGACAAGTTCGGCGAGCGGCGGGCGCAGCTGGCCGCGTCCGCGCTGCAGACCCTGTCGGAGCTCGGCTATGCCCGTACGAGCCTGCGTGAGATCGCACAGAACTCCGAGTTCTCCCACGGCGTCCTGCACTACTACTTCCGCGACAAGGTGGAGCTGATCACTTACTGCGTGCGGCAGTACAAGGCGGAGTGCGTCACGCGGTACGACCGGATCGTCATCACCGCCGGCTCGGCCGAGGAGCTCAAGCACGGCTTCGGCGCCGCGATGGCCGGAACGTTGCGTGAGGACGCGACGATGCACCGGCTTTGGTACGACCTTCGCAACCAGGGCTTGTTCGAGGAGTCGTTCCGCGACGACGTCCTCGAGATCGATCAGAGCCTGGAACAGATGATCTGGCGCATCGTCAGTCAGTACGCGGAACTCGTCGGCTCGCCCGTCACGGTGTCCTCCGCGGTCGCGTACGCGATCTTCGACGGCCTGTTCCAGCAGGCGCTGCTCAGGTACCTGACCGGTCTCGAGAGCGCCCCGGCCGACCTGCAGGCGGGTGTGGAAGAGCTCTTGGAGCGGCTGGTCACCCACGGCGGCGCCGCCTGA
- a CDS encoding SDR family NAD(P)-dependent oxidoreductase, whose product MSVYDLTGRRALVTGGARGLGAGMAEALARAGAAVVIGDIQEELGKATADALRESGATAGFVSLDVTEDASWESAVSQTIAELGGLDIVVNNAGVEISGLVVDLDPADVRRMLDVNVLGTALGIKHAFRAMRPGGPAGNGGAVVNIASVAATIAFPGIAGYAATKSAVDRLTRVAALESGKLGYGVRVNCVYPGLVPTEMGAQLAADMVTLGLWPSAEAAVGDVIGLTPLGRLGEVADMADAVVFLASDGARFITGAGLPVDGGMGM is encoded by the coding sequence ATGAGTGTGTACGACCTGACCGGACGCAGGGCCCTGGTGACGGGCGGTGCTCGCGGACTGGGTGCGGGGATGGCCGAGGCGCTTGCCCGGGCCGGCGCCGCCGTCGTCATCGGCGACATCCAGGAGGAGCTGGGCAAGGCGACGGCCGATGCGCTGCGGGAGTCCGGCGCCACCGCCGGGTTCGTCTCGCTCGACGTGACCGAGGACGCGAGCTGGGAATCGGCCGTCTCACAGACGATCGCCGAGTTGGGCGGTCTGGACATCGTCGTCAACAACGCCGGAGTCGAGATCTCCGGTCTGGTCGTCGACCTCGACCCCGCCGACGTCCGCCGGATGCTGGACGTGAACGTCCTCGGGACCGCGCTCGGCATCAAGCACGCGTTCCGCGCGATGCGGCCCGGCGGCCCGGCCGGCAACGGCGGTGCGGTCGTCAACATCGCGTCGGTCGCGGCCACCATCGCGTTCCCCGGCATCGCGGGCTACGCCGCGACGAAGTCGGCGGTCGACCGGCTCACCCGGGTGGCCGCGCTGGAATCCGGAAAGCTCGGCTACGGCGTACGCGTCAACTGTGTCTACCCCGGACTGGTACCGACCGAAATGGGCGCCCAACTCGCTGCCGACATGGTGACCCTCGGCCTGTGGCCCAGCGCGGAGGCAGCCGTCGGCGACGTCATCGGCCTGACCCCGCTCGGGCGACTCGGCGAGGTCGCCGACATGGCCGACGCAGTGGTCTTCCTCGCCTCCGACGGCGCCCGCTTCATCACCGGCGCCGGCCTGCCGGTCGACGGCGGCATGGGCATGTGA
- a CDS encoding DUF5938 domain-containing protein: MSNDKPVVVYGASGYTGRLVCEYLREYNVPFIAAGRDKARIQEVLDKVPGIDTVDHEVVEVEHAVGPLTELFRGARVVCNMVGPFIKYGPEVVAAALAAGCHYLDTTGEQDWVLDAQARWGDQYAEKGLLLSPGVAQMYTTGEIAANICLETPGLDTLDILVLWKGFPTYASTQTIFTILKADWHYLEENQYKKWDPLTAVEVAVPGQHATALALPWGGTSHPVWFRNDPRVATCRVLGGVMDRTVMQGVVDTVKMVESQIKTLPAGQQDAALAQVAASVQAGMPPRENPRINTSLDSVHASGPLGRAHCVIHGNSNYKQTGLLQAYAAYSLLQQPPRRVGLASACQAFGHRELLGVLKSFGLVLDPVLTVHS, translated from the coding sequence ATGAGCAATGACAAGCCCGTCGTCGTCTACGGCGCCTCCGGCTACACCGGCCGCCTCGTCTGCGAGTACCTGCGCGAGTACAACGTCCCCTTCATCGCCGCCGGACGCGACAAGGCGCGCATCCAGGAAGTCCTCGACAAGGTCCCCGGCATCGACACCGTGGACCACGAGGTCGTCGAGGTCGAGCACGCGGTCGGACCGCTGACCGAGCTGTTCCGCGGCGCCAGGGTCGTCTGCAACATGGTCGGCCCGTTCATCAAGTACGGGCCGGAGGTCGTGGCGGCAGCCCTCGCGGCCGGATGCCACTACCTCGACACCACCGGCGAGCAGGACTGGGTCCTCGACGCGCAGGCGCGATGGGGCGACCAGTACGCAGAGAAGGGGCTCCTGCTCTCCCCCGGTGTCGCGCAGATGTACACCACCGGGGAGATCGCGGCCAACATCTGCCTGGAGACCCCGGGACTGGACACCCTCGACATCCTCGTGCTGTGGAAGGGATTCCCGACGTACGCCTCGACGCAGACGATCTTCACCATCCTGAAGGCCGACTGGCACTACCTGGAGGAGAACCAGTACAAGAAGTGGGACCCGCTCACCGCCGTCGAGGTCGCCGTCCCCGGACAGCACGCGACGGCGCTGGCCCTGCCGTGGGGCGGCACTAGCCACCCGGTGTGGTTCAGGAACGACCCCAGGGTGGCGACGTGCAGGGTGCTCGGCGGGGTCATGGACCGCACCGTCATGCAGGGCGTCGTCGACACGGTGAAGATGGTCGAGTCGCAGATCAAGACCCTCCCGGCCGGCCAACAGGACGCCGCCCTCGCCCAGGTGGCCGCCTCGGTCCAGGCCGGCATGCCGCCCCGGGAGAACCCGCGGATCAACACCTCGCTGGACTCCGTCCACGCCTCGGGCCCGCTGGGCCGTGCCCACTGCGTGATCCACGGCAACAGCAACTACAAGCAGACCGGGCTGCTCCAGGCGTACGCCGCGTACTCACTGCTCCAGCAGCCGCCCCGCCGCGTCGGCCTGGCTTCGGCCTGCCAGGCCTTCGGCCACCGCGAACTGCTCGGCGTACTCAAGAGTTTCGGGCTCGTGCTCGACCCGGTACTCACCGTCCACAGCTGA
- a CDS encoding long-chain fatty acid--CoA ligase: MRLTDYLDKGASLGPGAPCLTTRDRTLTYGEVQELAWRVARALDRSGVRPGDKVAILSANDPTAFSCVFGISRAGAVWCPVNPRNEAAENRDLLDLFDCTCLIFQEAYAPLVAKILPDLPKLTTLVCLDGSPDLGIPFARWLDGVSAEPWEASPADDTVMLVGTGGTTGSPKGVMLTDRNIETMSALTLMSYPFGSRPVYLALAPLTHAAGVLCFPVMNLGGEIVIMPAPDLTDFLAHVERHRVTHTFLPPTLIYMLLGHPGLASTDLTSLRCLWYGAAPMSAARLEEAIDRIGPVLAQLFGQSEAPMMISTMAPEDHFHADGSLAVERFTSAGRPAPLVTVAIMDSEGRLLPTGERGEIVVRGSLVMAGYYKNPSATEEASRHGWHHTGDIGYLDADNYLFIVDRAKDMIISGGFNVYSAEVEQAVMEHPAVQDCAVVGLPDDKWGERVTAVVQLHSQQSVTDDDVRAFVRARIGSVKAPKQVEVWPDLPRSKVGKVLKNEVRSRLLHGSSQI, encoded by the coding sequence GTGCGTCTGACCGACTACCTCGACAAGGGCGCCTCGCTGGGGCCCGGAGCGCCCTGCCTCACCACAAGGGACCGCACCCTCACCTATGGCGAGGTCCAGGAACTCGCCTGGCGGGTGGCGCGAGCCCTGGACCGGTCAGGCGTACGACCGGGGGACAAAGTGGCGATCCTGTCCGCCAACGACCCCACCGCGTTCTCCTGCGTCTTCGGCATCTCCCGGGCGGGCGCCGTGTGGTGTCCGGTCAACCCCCGCAACGAAGCCGCCGAGAACCGCGACCTGCTGGACCTCTTCGACTGCACCTGCCTGATCTTCCAGGAGGCCTACGCCCCCCTGGTCGCGAAGATCCTCCCGGACCTGCCGAAGCTGACCACGCTGGTCTGCCTCGACGGATCACCGGACCTGGGCATCCCCTTCGCACGCTGGCTGGACGGCGTGAGCGCCGAGCCGTGGGAGGCATCGCCGGCCGACGACACCGTCATGCTCGTCGGCACCGGCGGCACCACCGGCAGCCCCAAGGGCGTCATGCTCACCGACCGGAACATCGAGACGATGTCGGCGCTGACGCTGATGAGTTACCCCTTCGGCAGCCGCCCGGTCTACCTGGCACTGGCCCCGCTGACCCATGCGGCCGGGGTGCTGTGCTTCCCCGTCATGAACCTCGGCGGCGAGATCGTCATCATGCCGGCCCCCGACCTCACCGACTTCCTCGCGCACGTCGAACGCCACCGCGTCACCCACACCTTCCTGCCCCCGACCCTGATCTACATGCTCCTCGGCCACCCCGGCCTGGCATCCACCGACCTGACGTCGCTGCGCTGCCTCTGGTACGGCGCGGCCCCCATGTCGGCGGCCCGGCTGGAGGAGGCCATCGACCGGATCGGCCCGGTATTGGCACAGCTCTTCGGTCAGTCCGAGGCGCCGATGATGATCTCGACGATGGCGCCCGAGGACCATTTCCACGCCGACGGCTCGCTCGCCGTCGAGCGCTTCACCTCCGCCGGGCGCCCCGCCCCGCTGGTGACCGTGGCCATCATGGACAGCGAAGGCCGACTACTGCCGACCGGCGAGCGCGGCGAGATCGTGGTGCGCGGCTCCCTGGTGATGGCCGGCTACTACAAGAACCCGTCAGCCACCGAGGAGGCCTCCCGGCACGGCTGGCACCACACCGGGGACATCGGCTACCTCGACGCCGACAACTACCTCTTCATCGTCGACCGCGCGAAAGACATGATCATCAGCGGTGGCTTCAACGTCTACTCCGCAGAAGTCGAGCAGGCGGTGATGGAACATCCGGCCGTCCAGGACTGTGCGGTCGTCGGACTGCCGGACGACAAGTGGGGCGAGCGGGTGACGGCGGTCGTGCAGCTGCACTCCCAACAGAGCGTCACCGACGACGACGTACGCGCCTTCGTGAGGGCCCGCATCGGCAGCGTCAAGGCCCCCAAGCAGGTCGAGGTGTGGCCGGACCTCCCCCGCTCCAAGGTCGGCAAGGTCCTCAAGAACGAGGTCAGATCCCGCTTGCTGCACGGGAGTTCGCAGATCTGA
- the tnpA gene encoding IS200/IS605 family transposase, with the protein MDGQDDYRRGRHVVSAMHVHLVFVTKYRRGVFNDEMLTRCEEIMRKVCEDFEAELKEFNGERDHVHLLVHYPPKVAVSKLVGSLKGVSARRIRQEFTGRINRAIMHGHLWSPSYFSASCGGAPLAIVRQYIEQQQRPL; encoded by the coding sequence ATGGATGGGCAGGACGATTACAGGCGTGGAAGACATGTTGTTTCGGCGATGCATGTGCACTTGGTCTTCGTGACGAAGTACCGGCGCGGGGTGTTCAACGACGAGATGCTGACGCGCTGCGAAGAGATCATGCGCAAGGTCTGCGAGGACTTCGAAGCGGAGCTGAAGGAGTTCAACGGCGAACGCGATCACGTCCACCTCCTGGTGCACTACCCGCCCAAGGTCGCCGTCTCCAAGCTGGTGGGCAGCCTCAAGGGCGTCTCCGCCCGCCGGATACGGCAGGAGTTCACCGGCCGGATCAACCGTGCCATCATGCACGGGCACCTGTGGTCGCCCTCGTATTTCTCCGCATCGTGCGGCGGAGCACCCCTGGCAATCGTCCGCCAGTACATCGAGCAGCAACAACGTCCGCTCTAA